In the Jatrophihabitans endophyticus genome, one interval contains:
- a CDS encoding glycosyltransferase family 87 protein: protein MSDHGETTARWWRRPGIVTLLPAAIVLIVYVVNLQKSYDFSLDEITYTTVSQRVIGDNAIATASRPFLVHPPFYFLLAGLWDLVTGHRDSDTLAALRSLRYLQAVLVAVAAWVVGLVTTAAIRSAGVRVRTWMPTLAMAIFAFSSFVLSFGRAVLLETGAVLASGLVVLVALRVRTRPALVQICALGALIGVGCLVKQTVIFAGAAPLLASLVRREWRAAATQLGAVAVGGLVWSSFFVWSVTQGHGRDFLDQESVSLRRLFGVLHTSGVNKPNRPAGTAGPLDDIKATYVQYLAGYLVFAAGALALLVLVARRRLFARTDRLPFAHHLVLCFGVLDYAFVAFSFAFGQGNEQLIMYSAPPAAIATVYAVVVVGGAERRRGFAGVMRPVLALVALAGIVVGAGTWGYYYVAHDDDGTARMASYVSRTTPGCVAINASGNSERWRAVLPDANVTGYDDGRRAVARGTRLFVVSSKDASHAYGNMSPQFAVWAKRYGTLVHSVDSRSYGTISLYRVGAASAVRADPAVCRTAAAARATRITHTAASALVYYSILAGALVVVGGVGVVTARRSSAPGRRRG from the coding sequence ATGTCTGATCACGGGGAAACGACCGCACGCTGGTGGCGGCGGCCGGGCATCGTCACCCTGCTGCCCGCCGCGATCGTCCTGATCGTCTACGTCGTCAATCTGCAGAAGTCCTACGACTTCAGCCTCGACGAAATCACGTACACGACGGTGAGCCAGCGCGTCATCGGCGACAACGCCATCGCCACCGCGTCGCGGCCGTTCCTCGTCCATCCACCCTTCTACTTCCTGCTCGCCGGGCTGTGGGACCTCGTCACCGGCCACCGCGACTCGGACACGCTCGCGGCGCTGCGCTCGCTGCGCTACCTGCAGGCCGTGCTCGTCGCCGTGGCGGCGTGGGTGGTCGGTCTCGTCACCACGGCCGCGATCCGCTCCGCCGGGGTGCGTGTCCGGACGTGGATGCCGACGCTCGCCATGGCGATCTTTGCGTTCAGCAGCTTCGTCCTCTCCTTCGGCCGCGCGGTGCTGCTCGAGACCGGCGCGGTGCTCGCCAGCGGCCTGGTGGTGCTGGTCGCCCTGCGCGTGCGCACGCGACCGGCGCTGGTGCAGATCTGCGCGCTCGGCGCGCTCATCGGCGTCGGCTGCCTCGTCAAGCAGACCGTCATCTTCGCCGGCGCCGCTCCCCTGCTCGCATCACTGGTGCGCCGCGAGTGGCGCGCCGCGGCGACCCAGCTCGGGGCCGTCGCGGTCGGGGGGCTGGTCTGGAGCTCGTTCTTCGTCTGGTCGGTGACGCAGGGGCACGGCCGCGACTTCCTCGACCAGGAGTCGGTGTCGCTGCGCCGGCTGTTCGGCGTCCTGCACACCAGTGGGGTCAACAAGCCCAACCGCCCCGCCGGGACGGCCGGCCCGCTCGACGACATCAAGGCGACGTACGTGCAGTACCTGGCGGGTTACCTCGTGTTCGCCGCGGGAGCGCTGGCCCTGCTCGTGCTCGTCGCCCGCAGGCGGCTGTTCGCACGTACGGACCGGCTGCCGTTCGCACATCACCTGGTCCTCTGCTTCGGCGTCCTCGACTACGCGTTCGTCGCGTTCTCCTTCGCCTTCGGCCAGGGCAACGAACAGCTGATCATGTACAGCGCGCCGCCCGCGGCGATCGCGACCGTCTACGCCGTGGTCGTGGTCGGCGGCGCCGAGCGGCGACGCGGGTTCGCCGGCGTGATGCGCCCGGTGCTCGCCCTCGTGGCCCTCGCCGGCATCGTCGTCGGGGCCGGCACGTGGGGCTATTACTACGTCGCGCACGACGACGACGGCACCGCCCGGATGGCCTCCTACGTCAGCCGGACGACACCAGGGTGCGTGGCGATCAACGCGAGCGGCAACTCCGAGCGCTGGCGCGCGGTGCTGCCCGACGCGAACGTCACGGGGTACGACGACGGCCGCCGCGCCGTGGCGCGGGGAACCCGGCTGTTCGTCGTGTCCAGCAAGGACGCCTCGCACGCCTACGGCAACATGAGTCCGCAGTTCGCGGTGTGGGCCAAGCGGTACGGCACGCTCGTGCACTCGGTCGACAGCCGCAGCTACGGGACCATCTCGCTCTACCGGGTCGGTGCGGCGAGTGCGGTGCGCGCCGACCCCGCGGTCTGCCGCACCGCGGCCGCCGCCCGCGCGACGCGCATCACCCACACCGCGGCGTCGGCCCTCGTCTACTACTCGATCCTCGCCGGCGCGCTCGTCGTGGTCGGCGGGGTGGGCGTCGTCACCGCGCGCCGGTCGTCAGCCCCCGGCCGGCGCCGGGGGTAG
- a CDS encoding glycosyltransferase: protein MSPTTYDLSVVVPTRHEATNIDECHRRVAAALGDDVTWELLFVDDSDDETPQVIEALCRRDSRVKLCHRSGESRTGGLGGAVTRGFALSTGDAVVVMDADLQHPPAVVPELHAALLEGADVAVASRYVGDGSTAGLDGRYRQGVSRLSKTLARRLLPRIRHTTDPLSGFFAVRRGVIAGASLRPDGYKILMEILARGSWDSLVDVPYTFSDRHSGDSKSDVREGLRFVRHTFALRRRSRGRSGDAARRVRGESPDGLRVLILTSEAPPVVSGIAKTVEMLQRGLRERGHEVDITSRQDFPRLMRREIRLSAFAFFWPRVARDLPTYDVVNLHGPVPTISETFLLLIRTMRRAERPAVVYTHHSDLAIPRLERWCGIYNRLAKALAHSADAVVVSSSAYQSKIGRTDGKAVEVIPWAVEAPAKAPVRAASPRMRVLFVGQLRSYKGLHVLIDAVAQLPEIDLTIVGDGPLRDELSTRIRSHGAANITMAGRLSDDELWQSYGNHDVITLPSLTRAEAYGMVLAEGMAAGCVPIASDLPGVAEVASPTGVVVEPGSVDSLRDSLAELQHDRGKLDRLSRASVERARSLTVDGMASSYEAVFSDGVRTRSQERGRLAVPERWSGPQEVVHALENALPDAKVSVALVTRTSRQSSIRVWCGGEQIATSDYDAARYAFDLSEPEVVASAGGLDAGAKILLDEQGATSAIFIPMRKNRGTVSVIGVSSSDDARRLGDADLDRAMAVLRGLPKERFAA from the coding sequence ATGAGCCCCACGACCTACGACCTCAGCGTGGTCGTCCCGACCCGCCACGAGGCGACCAACATCGACGAGTGCCACCGGCGCGTCGCCGCTGCCCTCGGTGACGACGTCACCTGGGAACTGCTCTTCGTCGACGACTCCGACGACGAGACCCCGCAGGTCATCGAGGCCCTCTGCCGCCGCGACAGCCGGGTCAAGCTGTGCCACCGCAGCGGCGAGAGCCGGACCGGCGGCCTCGGCGGTGCGGTCACGCGCGGATTCGCGCTGAGCACGGGCGACGCCGTCGTCGTCATGGACGCCGACCTGCAGCACCCGCCGGCGGTCGTCCCGGAGCTGCACGCCGCCCTGCTGGAGGGTGCCGACGTCGCGGTCGCGAGCCGCTACGTGGGCGACGGCTCCACCGCCGGTCTCGACGGCCGCTACCGCCAGGGCGTGTCACGGCTGTCCAAGACGCTGGCGCGCCGGCTGCTGCCGCGCATCCGCCACACCACCGACCCCCTCTCGGGGTTCTTCGCGGTGCGCCGCGGCGTGATCGCCGGCGCGAGCCTGCGCCCGGACGGTTACAAGATCCTGATGGAGATCCTCGCGCGCGGCAGCTGGGACAGCCTGGTCGACGTGCCGTACACCTTCTCCGACCGGCACTCCGGCGACTCGAAGTCCGACGTGCGAGAGGGCCTGCGCTTCGTCCGTCACACGTTCGCGCTGCGGCGCCGGTCCCGCGGCCGTAGCGGCGACGCCGCCCGACGCGTCCGCGGCGAGTCGCCGGACGGGCTGCGGGTGCTCATCCTGACCTCCGAGGCGCCGCCGGTCGTGAGCGGCATCGCCAAGACCGTGGAGATGCTGCAGCGTGGGCTGCGCGAGCGAGGGCACGAGGTCGACATCACCAGCCGGCAGGACTTCCCGCGGCTGATGCGTCGCGAGATCCGGCTGTCGGCCTTCGCCTTCTTCTGGCCGCGGGTCGCCCGGGACCTGCCGACGTACGACGTCGTCAACCTGCACGGACCGGTGCCGACGATCAGCGAGACGTTCCTGCTGCTGATCCGCACGATGCGCCGGGCCGAGCGCCCCGCCGTCGTGTACACGCACCACAGTGACCTCGCGATCCCGCGACTCGAACGGTGGTGCGGCATCTACAACCGCCTCGCGAAGGCGCTCGCGCACTCCGCGGACGCGGTGGTGGTGAGCTCGAGCGCGTACCAGTCCAAGATCGGGCGCACCGACGGCAAGGCGGTCGAGGTCATCCCGTGGGCGGTCGAGGCACCGGCCAAGGCACCGGTGCGGGCGGCGTCCCCGCGTATGCGCGTGCTGTTCGTCGGGCAGCTGCGCAGCTACAAGGGCCTGCACGTGCTCATCGACGCCGTCGCCCAGCTGCCCGAGATCGACCTCACCATCGTCGGTGACGGCCCGCTGCGCGACGAGCTGTCGACGCGCATCCGCAGCCACGGCGCCGCCAACATCACCATGGCCGGACGACTGTCCGACGACGAGCTCTGGCAGTCCTACGGCAACCACGACGTCATCACGCTGCCGAGCCTGACCCGCGCGGAGGCGTACGGCATGGTGCTCGCCGAGGGCATGGCCGCCGGCTGCGTGCCCATCGCGTCCGACCTGCCCGGCGTGGCCGAGGTCGCCTCGCCCACCGGTGTCGTCGTCGAACCCGGTTCGGTGGACTCGCTGCGCGACTCGCTGGCCGAGCTGCAGCACGACCGCGGCAAGCTGGACCGGCTCAGCCGCGCCTCGGTGGAGCGGGCCCGCTCGCTCACGGTGGACGGGATGGCCTCCAGCTACGAGGCGGTCTTCAGCGACGGCGTCCGCACCCGCTCGCAGGAACGTGGTCGGCTGGCCGTCCCCGAGCGGTGGAGCGGCCCCCAGGAGGTCGTCCACGCGCTGGAGAACGCGCTGCCCGACGCGAAGGTCAGCGTCGCGCTGGTCACCCGGACGTCGCGGCAGTCCTCGATCCGCGTCTGGTGCGGCGGCGAGCAGATCGCGACGAGCGACTACGACGCGGCGCGGTACGCCTTCGACCTGAGCGAGCCCGAGGTCGTCGCCTCGGCCGGCGGGCTGGACGCCGGCGCCAAGATCCTGCTCGACGAGCAGGGTGCGACGTCGGCCATCTTCATCCCCATGCGCAAGAACCGTGGCACGGTCTCGGTCATCGGCGTCTCGAGCAGCGACGACGCTCGCCGGCTCGGCGACGCCGACCTCGACCGGGCCATGGCCGTCCTGCGCGGACTTCCGAAGGAGCGTTTCGCGGCCTGA
- a CDS encoding polysaccharide biosynthesis protein yields the protein MSAVVRKIVEEMTEVVPPGQARLDYRSREHLHRLTTLLVDADATAEAEYERYLAIADRGLDTAPVHDRLVAAYGGQRVLVTGGTGCIGSVLSRELLAFEPAEVFCIYTTHDDFVPVPGVVYVDVDIRDEAAVRDVVGRMRPDVVFHCAAQRSPGLAEREVARTLQANVVGTRNVLRAARDVDVRRFVHASTGKAMRYYTTDVYAASKKVAEWLVADYGAEGRATGMARFTHVVDNAVVLENVENALARPDGVIRVHDPDLEFYAQSARESAQLLLLAGLDAATDRPHGLAIRSLGEPARLLDVVVGKIKASPRGDEAAIYLSGYDKGYERGNPPGLYDPENATELSPLVNAIEAATAVPHDAADNVDRFEIALPPSGGDVDALVDAIDHACAVGDPLDASAELARAAKQVADAMFHRCPDPLFTRIHAMAARADVALPTTRRPAA from the coding sequence ATGTCGGCTGTCGTCCGCAAGATCGTCGAGGAGATGACGGAGGTCGTGCCACCGGGCCAAGCCCGGCTCGACTACCGCTCACGCGAACACCTGCACCGCCTCACCACCCTGCTCGTCGACGCCGACGCCACGGCCGAGGCGGAGTACGAGCGCTACCTGGCCATCGCCGACCGGGGGCTCGACACGGCGCCGGTGCACGACCGGCTCGTCGCCGCCTACGGCGGACAGCGCGTCCTCGTCACCGGCGGCACCGGCTGCATCGGGTCGGTGCTGAGCCGCGAGCTGCTGGCCTTCGAGCCGGCCGAGGTCTTCTGCATCTACACGACGCACGACGACTTCGTGCCGGTGCCCGGCGTCGTCTACGTCGACGTCGACATTCGTGACGAGGCGGCGGTGCGCGACGTCGTCGGCCGGATGCGCCCCGACGTGGTCTTCCACTGCGCCGCCCAGCGTTCGCCGGGCCTCGCCGAGCGGGAGGTCGCGCGGACGCTGCAGGCCAACGTCGTCGGTACGCGCAACGTGCTGCGGGCGGCTCGCGACGTCGACGTCCGGCGCTTCGTGCACGCCAGCACCGGCAAGGCGATGCGGTACTACACGACCGACGTGTACGCCGCGAGCAAGAAGGTCGCCGAGTGGCTCGTCGCCGACTACGGCGCCGAGGGCCGCGCGACCGGAATGGCGCGCTTCACCCACGTCGTCGACAACGCCGTGGTGCTGGAGAACGTCGAGAACGCCCTGGCGCGACCCGACGGCGTGATCCGGGTGCACGACCCGGATCTCGAGTTCTACGCGCAGTCGGCCCGCGAGTCGGCCCAGTTGCTGCTGCTCGCCGGTCTGGACGCCGCGACCGACCGTCCGCACGGACTCGCGATCCGATCACTGGGCGAGCCGGCCCGCCTGCTCGACGTCGTGGTCGGCAAGATCAAGGCGAGCCCACGCGGCGACGAGGCCGCGATCTACCTGTCCGGCTACGACAAGGGCTACGAGCGCGGCAATCCGCCCGGGCTCTACGACCCGGAGAACGCGACGGAGCTGTCGCCGCTCGTCAACGCCATCGAGGCCGCGACCGCGGTCCCGCACGACGCGGCCGACAACGTCGACCGCTTCGAGATCGCGCTGCCGCCGAGCGGGGGCGACGTCGACGCGCTCGTGGACGCGATCGACCACGCGTGTGCCGTCGGCGACCCGCTCGACGCCTCGGCCGAGCTCGCCCGGGCGGCGAAGCAGGTGGCCGACGCGATGTTCCATCGCTGTCCCGACCCCCTGTTCACCCGCATCCACGCCATGGCCGCCCGGGCGGACGTGGCCCTGCCGACGACGCGGCGACCGGCCGCGTAA
- a CDS encoding ATP-binding protein codes for MDPVRNPYAPGAGQRPPELAGRNAELAGFEVVLERVARRRPERSMVLTGLRGVGKTVLLNALRSAAVRRGWGTGKLEARPDQTVRRPLAAALHLAIRELAGRNEDESRHVLGVLKSFAQRDVEGKGRAARPWQPGIDVPAVPGRADSGDIEIDLVELFSDVAGLAADAGHGVAVFVDEMQDLGPDDVSAICAACHEISQQGLPLVLVGAGLPHLPAVLSASKSYSERLFRYARIDRLERAAADRALRGPARDEDADFDDDALAAMYELTGGYPYFVQAYGKVVWDVAPRSPVTAADVAVAAPEAEAELAVGFFGSRYERATPAEREYLRAMADLAGVAGDGDTVPTALVAKVLGRAPQSLSPARDGLLKKGLVYSGQRGRIAFTVPHFGRYLLAQD; via the coding sequence GTGGATCCGGTTCGCAATCCGTACGCCCCCGGTGCCGGCCAGCGGCCCCCCGAGCTCGCCGGCCGCAACGCCGAGCTCGCAGGGTTCGAGGTGGTGCTCGAGCGGGTCGCCCGGCGGCGGCCGGAACGCTCGATGGTCCTGACCGGCCTGCGGGGCGTGGGCAAGACCGTCCTGCTCAACGCGTTGCGCTCCGCGGCGGTGCGTCGCGGGTGGGGCACCGGCAAGCTCGAGGCCCGCCCCGACCAGACCGTCCGGCGTCCGCTGGCCGCCGCGCTGCACCTCGCGATCCGCGAGCTCGCCGGTCGCAACGAGGACGAGTCGCGTCACGTCCTGGGGGTCCTCAAGTCCTTCGCCCAGCGCGACGTCGAGGGCAAGGGGCGGGCGGCCCGCCCCTGGCAGCCGGGAATCGACGTGCCCGCCGTGCCCGGCCGCGCCGACTCCGGCGACATCGAGATCGATCTCGTCGAGCTGTTCAGCGACGTCGCGGGGCTCGCCGCCGATGCCGGGCACGGCGTCGCGGTCTTCGTCGACGAGATGCAGGACCTCGGGCCGGACGACGTGTCGGCGATCTGCGCCGCCTGCCACGAGATCTCGCAGCAGGGCCTGCCGCTGGTCCTGGTCGGCGCCGGCCTGCCGCACCTGCCCGCCGTGTTGTCGGCGTCGAAGTCCTACTCCGAGCGGCTCTTTCGCTACGCCCGGATCGACCGGCTCGAGCGGGCGGCGGCCGATCGTGCCCTGCGCGGACCCGCCCGTGACGAGGACGCCGACTTCGACGACGACGCCCTGGCCGCGATGTACGAGCTGACCGGTGGCTACCCGTACTTCGTCCAGGCCTACGGCAAGGTCGTCTGGGACGTCGCCCCCCGCTCGCCGGTCACCGCGGCCGACGTCGCGGTGGCCGCACCCGAGGCCGAGGCCGAGCTCGCGGTCGGGTTCTTCGGCTCGCGCTACGAGCGGGCGACGCCGGCCGAGCGGGAGTACCTGCGGGCCATGGCCGACCTCGCGGGCGTGGCCGGTGACGGCGACACCGTGCCGACCGCGCTCGTGGCCAAGGTCCTCGGCCGCGCGCCGCAGTCGCTCTCCCCGGCGCGTGACGGGTTGTTGAAGAAGGGACTCGTCTACTCCGGTCAGCGCGGGCGCATCGCGTTCACCGTCCCGCACTTCGGCCGGTACCTGCTCGCGCAGGACTGA
- a CDS encoding TrmH family RNA methyltransferase, translating to MTTGGRDDHPAAGDDGRTHSDEVGVGPHPEPWPDDPRHDPTLLREGDRRNVADRYRYWTVEAIVAELDSRRHDFAVAIENWRHDLNIGTVVRTANAFLAREVVIVGNRRWNRRGAMVTDRYQHVRHVATTDELATYAASAGYDIVAVDNLPGAEPLESSTLPRRALLLFGQEGTGLSDSARKTASAVYSIAQYGSTRSINAGVAAGIAMHAWVRTHAAPPG from the coding sequence GTGACCACCGGGGGCCGGGACGACCACCCGGCGGCCGGAGACGACGGTCGGACGCACTCCGACGAGGTCGGCGTCGGGCCGCACCCCGAGCCGTGGCCGGACGACCCGCGTCACGACCCCACCCTGTTGCGCGAGGGCGACCGCCGCAACGTCGCCGACCGGTACCGGTACTGGACGGTCGAGGCGATCGTGGCCGAGCTGGACTCGCGCCGCCACGACTTCGCGGTGGCGATCGAGAACTGGCGCCACGACCTGAACATCGGGACGGTGGTGCGCACCGCCAACGCGTTCCTCGCCCGCGAGGTCGTGATCGTCGGCAACCGCCGCTGGAACCGGCGTGGTGCGATGGTGACCGACCGGTACCAGCACGTCCGGCACGTCGCGACGACCGACGAGCTGGCGACCTACGCAGCCAGTGCGGGATACGACATCGTCGCCGTCGACAACCTGCCCGGCGCCGAGCCGCTCGAGTCGAGCACGCTCCCCCGCCGCGCCCTGCTGCTCTTCGGCCAGGAGGGCACGGGTTTGAGCGATTCCGCGCGAAAGACTGCGAGCGCCGTCTACTCGATCGCGCAGTACGGGTCCACCCGCTCGATCAACGCCGGCGTGGCCGCGGGCATCGCGATGCACGCCTGGGTCAGAACCCACGCGGCGCCGCCCGGCTGA
- the pyrE gene encoding orotate phosphoribosyltransferase: MPDYKREFIEFALGHDVLRFGEFTLKSGRVSPYFFNAGLFNTGARLAGLGRYYAAAIDAATVEFDVLLGPAYKGIPIAAATAVQLAEQYDRDVPWAFNRKEAKDHGEGGTIVGTPLTGRVLLVDDVITSGAAIREVMTIVDASPARLAGVVVSVDRQERGTGTLSAIQELERERGVPVHAIVTVGDLVTYLRGTGRYAEHLAAMLAYRERYGVTR; this comes from the coding sequence CTGCCCGACTACAAGCGCGAGTTCATCGAGTTCGCGCTGGGGCACGACGTGCTGCGCTTCGGCGAGTTCACGCTGAAATCGGGCCGGGTGTCGCCGTACTTCTTCAATGCCGGACTGTTCAACACCGGCGCGCGGCTCGCCGGCCTCGGGCGCTACTACGCCGCCGCCATCGACGCGGCGACCGTCGAGTTCGACGTGCTGCTCGGGCCGGCCTACAAGGGCATCCCGATCGCGGCCGCCACCGCCGTCCAGCTGGCCGAGCAGTACGACCGCGACGTCCCGTGGGCCTTCAACCGCAAGGAGGCCAAGGACCACGGCGAGGGCGGGACGATCGTCGGCACGCCGCTGACCGGTCGCGTCCTGCTCGTCGACGACGTCATCACCTCCGGCGCGGCGATCCGCGAGGTCATGACGATCGTCGACGCCTCCCCCGCGCGGCTCGCCGGGGTCGTCGTGTCCGTCGACCGACAGGAGCGCGGCACCGGCACGCTGTCGGCGATCCAGGAGCTCGAGCGCGAGCGCGGAGTCCCGGTGCACGCCATCGTCACCGTCGGCGACCTCGTGACCTACCTGCGCGGGACGGGCCGGTACGCCGAGCACCTCGCCGCGATGCTCGCCTACCGCGAGCGGTACGGCGTGACCCGGTGA
- a CDS encoding SDR family NAD(P)-dependent oxidoreductase, protein MPLALVTGASAGLGAEFADQLAAAGHDLVLVARDAGRLAAAQHALSAAHGVAVEVLAADLVTDAGCDAVAQRLARGDVDVLVNNAGVGTYAAFGEADLAREEAQLDLNVRAVLRLTHAAVRAMTERGSGRVVNVSSVAGFVPRPGNATYSASKAWVTTFSEALALQTAGTGVRVTAVCPGFTHTEFHDRAQADMGHVPARMWLDARDVVREGLADAFAGKPVSVPSRRYQVLVTAARTIPRPLLRRIMGARGY, encoded by the coding sequence GTGCCGCTGGCCCTCGTCACCGGCGCGTCCGCGGGCCTCGGCGCAGAGTTCGCCGACCAGCTCGCCGCGGCGGGCCACGATCTCGTCCTCGTCGCCCGCGACGCCGGGCGGCTGGCCGCCGCGCAGCACGCCCTGTCGGCGGCGCACGGCGTCGCGGTCGAGGTGCTGGCGGCCGACCTCGTCACCGACGCCGGCTGCGACGCGGTAGCGCAGCGTCTCGCCCGTGGCGACGTCGACGTGCTGGTCAACAACGCGGGGGTGGGCACCTACGCCGCCTTCGGCGAGGCCGACCTCGCGCGCGAGGAGGCGCAGCTCGATCTCAACGTGCGGGCGGTGCTGCGGTTGACCCACGCCGCGGTCCGCGCGATGACCGAGCGCGGGTCGGGTCGCGTCGTCAACGTCTCGTCGGTCGCGGGTTTCGTCCCCCGCCCCGGGAACGCGACGTACTCGGCGAGCAAGGCCTGGGTCACGACGTTCAGCGAGGCCCTGGCCCTGCAGACGGCCGGCACCGGCGTGCGCGTCACGGCGGTCTGCCCGGGCTTCACCCACACCGAGTTCCACGACCGAGCCCAGGCCGACATGGGTCACGTCCCCGCCCGGATGTGGCTCGACGCCCGCGACGTCGTGCGCGAGGGGCTGGCCGACGCGTTCGCGGGCAAGCCGGTGAGCGTCCCGTCCCGGCGCTACCAGGTCCTCGTCACCGCGGCCCGCACGATCCCGCGCCCGCTGCTGCGCCGCATCATGGGCGCCCGCGGCTACTGA
- a CDS encoding DUF4190 domain-containing protein — MTTSPGDDERPVELGKRAAESDDAAGAAEASEVPFDPYRFGKPDFPVPPEYAPPGYVPDPPAAPVPPTPPGRPPAGPPGAYPTGAPPYGQSPYGQSPYGQSPYGQAPYGQQPYGQSPYGQQPYGQSPYGQAPYAQRPTPPGAASQGNGKAITSMVLGIVAVVLCWLSLLDLLLIVPAVVFGSLGIAEARSRGGAGRAQAIVGLVCAGVAVVLVTVLTIFAFRAYDRCGGAAGSDDPGFNQCVRDNIFAAGPGGDVR, encoded by the coding sequence ATGACCACGTCCCCGGGCGACGACGAGCGGCCCGTGGAGCTCGGCAAGCGCGCGGCGGAGTCCGACGACGCCGCCGGCGCCGCGGAGGCGTCCGAGGTGCCGTTCGACCCGTACCGCTTCGGCAAGCCCGACTTCCCGGTCCCGCCGGAGTACGCGCCGCCGGGCTACGTGCCCGACCCGCCGGCCGCTCCGGTGCCGCCGACCCCGCCCGGCCGGCCGCCGGCCGGGCCGCCCGGCGCGTACCCGACCGGCGCACCGCCGTACGGCCAGTCCCCGTACGGCCAGTCCCCGTACGGCCAGTCCCCGTACGGGCAGGCTCCGTACGGCCAACAGCCGTACGGGCAGTCCCCCTACGGCCAACAGCCGTACGGGCAGTCCCCCTACGGGCAAGCCCCCTACGCGCAGCGACCCACGCCACCCGGCGCCGCGTCGCAGGGCAACGGCAAGGCGATCACCTCGATGGTGCTGGGCATCGTCGCGGTCGTCCTGTGCTGGCTGTCGCTGCTCGACCTGCTGCTCATCGTGCCCGCCGTCGTGTTCGGCTCGCTCGGCATCGCCGAGGCCAGGTCGCGCGGTGGCGCCGGCCGCGCCCAGGCCATCGTCGGCCTCGTCTGTGCCGGCGTGGCCGTCGTCCTGGTCACCGTCCTGACGATCTTCGCGTTCCGCGCCTACGACCGCTGCGGCGGCGCGGCCGGCAGCGACGACCCCGGGTTCAACCAGTGCGTCCGCGACAACATCTTCGCCGCCGGACCGGGCGGCGACGTGCGCTAG
- a CDS encoding DUF4190 domain-containing protein — protein sequence MSYQPYPQDQGQGYPTPQQQPGNGLAIAGMVCGIVGLLIFWFILGPLAIIFGGIGWSRANRGAKYKGMAIAGVVLGIVDIIGYVILVAVVLDNPSVFA from the coding sequence GTGAGCTATCAGCCGTACCCGCAGGACCAGGGCCAGGGCTATCCGACGCCGCAGCAGCAACCGGGCAACGGCCTCGCCATCGCCGGCATGGTGTGCGGCATCGTGGGCCTGCTGATCTTCTGGTTCATCCTCGGGCCGCTCGCCATCATCTTCGGCGGCATCGGGTGGTCCAGGGCGAACCGGGGTGCCAAGTACAAGGGCATGGCCATCGCCGGCGTGGTCCTCGGCATCGTCGACATCATCGGCTACGTGATCCTCGTGGCCGTGGTCCTCGACAATCCGAGCGTCTTCGCCTAG
- a CDS encoding DUF4190 domain-containing protein gives MSYDQQPPGAEYGQQGYGQQQGSGQQQGSGQQQGHGQPYPQQSYGAPYPQQQHYGQGYPTPGYPTQQGNGMATAALVCGIVGLVLFWLPVIGWILAILGIVFGGVGLARANRGAPNKGMAVAGIVLGIVSLAIYVVLVVIAVNT, from the coding sequence ATGAGCTACGACCAGCAACCCCCTGGCGCCGAGTACGGCCAACAGGGGTACGGCCAGCAGCAGGGCAGCGGCCAGCAGCAGGGCAGCGGCCAGCAGCAAGGCCACGGCCAGCCCTACCCGCAGCAGTCCTACGGCGCGCCCTACCCGCAGCAGCAGCACTACGGCCAGGGCTACCCGACGCCCGGATACCCCACCCAGCAGGGCAACGGCATGGCGACGGCCGCGCTCGTCTGCGGCATCGTCGGTCTCGTCCTGTTCTGGCTGCCGGTGATCGGGTGGATCCTCGCCATCCTCGGCATCGTGTTCGGCGGCGTCGGGTTGGCGCGCGCGAACCGCGGTGCGCCGAACAAGGGCATGGCCGTCGCCGGCATCGTCCTGGGCATCGTCTCGCTGGCGATCTACGTCGTCCTCGTCGTCATCGCCGTCAACACCTGA